Sequence from the Deinococcus radiotolerans genome:
ACGTCACGCATGACCGAGAGTTTGTGCTGAACGAGGGGATGGGTAACGACAGTAACCATGCGTCCACCATACCCTGCCCCCCGAGGGGCGTCCGGCCCTGCGGGCGCGGCTCAGCCGGGCAGGCGGGCCAGGGCGTGGCGGGCGCGCGGCACTTTCTGGTCGCGCTGACCCTCGAACTCGTACGGTTCGTTCATCAGGAACCAGTACAGGTCGTGCAGGGTGGTCATGGCGAGGTACGCGCGGTAGCGGGTCAGGGTCGCGGGCGCCCGGTCAGGCAGGAAGCTCAGGGCCGCCTGAAGGCTCTCGTCGGGTGCGAGGAGGTCAAGGGTGCCGGTCTTGAGCAGCGCGAGGTCGCGCAGCGGGTCGTCCCAGTCGGCTTTCGTCCAGTCGATGATCAGCACCTCGCCGTGGGGTTCGCTGATCAGGATGTTGTCGTGCCACAGGTCTAGGTGGCAGAACGCGGCAGGCTGGTCCAGCAGGCCGCGGTCCAGGGGAATCTCGACCGCGTCGAACAGGTCGTCCAGGGGGTAGGCGGCCAGGGCGCTGCGGAAGCGGCGCAGGCGGTCCTGCACGCGCCGCAGGTTCACGCGCCGGTCGGTGGTGAGGTGCAGGGCGCGCAGGCGGTCGCGCAGTTGCGGCAGGGCGCGGGGCACGTCCGGCGCGCGCAGGGGGTGCCCGTCGAAGCGGCGCATGATCAGCGCCTCGATGCCGTCCACCTCCAGCGCGTCAATTACGCGGTCGCCCATGCCCGCGCGGCGCATGTTCTCGGCCTCCACGCAGTGCTCACCCTGGTGGTTGCGGTACACCTTGATGACGGTCTGGCGGTCCTCGGTGGCGTACACGCGGCTCTGCATTCCGGCGTCCACGGGCGTCAGCGGGCCGAAGCGGGCTTCGAGCACCGGGAAGCGCGGGGTGGGCGGCTCGCCGGGGTGAGGTGGGCGCAGGGTCATGCGACCTTCGCAGCGCCGCTCACTGCTGAAGTTTCTCCAGCATGCCGACCAGGCGCGCGTCGAGGCCCTTGCCCGCCTGGGGTCTCAGGCGGTCCATGCCGCCCAGCCTCACGAAGGCGTTCGAGACGGCCAGGATGCGGGCGTACAGGGGAATGTCGTCGCCGCTCAGCCGCTCGGGTTCGCCCTGCCCGTCCACGCGTTCGTGGTGGTGCCGGATGGCCTTCTGCGCCTCACTCAGGTGGGGCACGCCGTGCAGGAAGTTCGCGCCGACCTGCGCGTGACCCTGCTCGCCGTGGATCTTGCCGATGTCGTGCAGCATGGACGCGAACCACAGCTCCTCCAGTTCTCGCTCGGTGAGGCCCACGGCGCGGCCCAGTTTCAGGCTGACGTCCGTGACGGCCTGTGCATGGCCCAGCGAGTCGAAATCCTGACTTTCCACCGCTTCGACCAGCGCGCCGGTCAGCTGCCGGGACGCCTGCTTCCACTCCTCGCGGCCCTCCAGGATGCTCAGGACGGGGGCGACCGCGGCGGCCCACTTGGTGACGGCCTCCTGCGTGGCGGGCGTGATCCCCTCGGGCGAGGCGCGGTCGAGGATCAGGGCGCCCAGGTGGCGGCCCCGCACGCTCAGGGGGACGACCAGGCTGATCTGCGCGCCCCGCAGGCCCGCCTCTTCGAGCTGCGCGGTGATGTCCGGGCCGTTCGTTTCGAACAGTTCGCGGCTGCCGTCGGGCACCACGCGGGAGCGCATCTGCGCCCACGGGCCGGTCAGGGCGAGGCCCAGGAGGCTCTTGGGGTACGCGCCGAACACGGCGGCCACACGGTCCTGCCCGCGCCGGATCACGGCGTAGCCCTGCACGGCGCCTCCCATCAGGTGCGCGGCGTACGACAGCGCGCCTTCCAGCACGCCTTCCTGCGTGGGGCGGGCCACGAGGTCCGCCAGCACGCGTGTCGGGTCGAGCGGCTCCTGGTGAATCCCGGTCTTGCGCGGGTCTGGAGTGCCGGTCGGGGTCTGTGGAGTGCGGGGACGCCTGAACACGTTGCGGTCAGTATACGCACGGCGGGCGGTGAGCGCGGTTGCGGCGCGTCAGGAGCGGATGCTTTACCCTGCGCGGCATGAGGGACGAGGGGCAGGGTGGGACGCCAGCCGTGATGCGGGCCGTGCAGCGCGCCTATGAGCGTTACGGTCAGCGGGCGGGCGAGTGGATGGACCGGTACGCGCGCAAGGGCGGGCGGGTGTACTGCGCGGCAGGGTGCGTGGCGTGCTGCAACATGCCGATCCGCGTGAGTCTGGCCGAGGCGCTGGTCATGGCCGCCGAGCTGGATGACGCGCTGGCAGCGGCTGTGGAGGCGCACGCCCGCGCCGCGATTGCGAACGCCCGCACGGCCCGCAGTGACGACGAGTACGTGCAGCGCCACCGGCTGGAGGTGGGGTTCTGCCCGATCCTGGACCGGGAGACCGGCGGGTGCAGCCGGTACGAGGCGCGGCCCACCCGCTGCCGCGACACGTTCAGTGCGTTCCCGGCGCATTTCTGCGAGGCGGGGGTGTGGGAGCGCATGAGTGGCCGCGAGCGGGCCGAGTACCGCCGCGAGGTGGCCCGGACGCCCGGCACGGACGGTGAGCTGCATTTCATCGCGCCGCTGGAGCACCTGAGCGAGCCGGTCTGGGAGACGGCGTCGCGGGCGATGGTGGACGCCTGGGGCGTGGAGGTCTGGGGGGACTACTGGGTGCTGACGACCCTGGCGCGCGACGAGCGGTTCATGGCGGCCATCACGGCCGGGGATACGCGCGTGGCGTGGCAGCGGGCGTCCGGGCGGGGCCTGGCGCACCGCATGCTGCTGGAATTCGCGTGACCATCACGCGCCTGCCGCCGGGCACGCTGCTGCTGGTGCGGCACGCCCGCGCGGCCGGGCAGGAACCCGGGGCGGACCTGACCGTGGAGGGGCATGCGGGCGCGGCCGCGCTGGTGCCTGCGCTGCGCGGGCTGGGTGTGACGCGGATCGTCAGCAGCCCGTGGCGCCGGGCCGTGGATACGGCGGCCCCACTGGCGGCAGCGCTGGGCCTGCCGGTCACGCCCGATGACCGCCTGACTGAACGGGTGCTGAGTGGTGAGCCCCGCGCTGACTGGCCGGATCGCCTGCGGGACAGTTTCGCGGATGACACGCTGACCCTGCCGGGCGGCGAGTCCGGCCTGGCCGCCCGCGCGCGGGGCCGGGCGGCTCTGGACGCTCACCGCGATCCTGCGGGCGTGACGGTGATCGTCACTCACGGCAACCTCCTGGCGCTGCTGCTGGGCCTGGATTTCGGGGCCTGGGCGGCGCTGCGCAACCCGGACGTGTGGGTCTGGTCCCCGGACGGCACGCCGACCCGCCTGGACGTCCCGTCGTGACCCGCGCGGTCCACCCGGACGACCCGCACGCCACGCCGCTGGTGGGGGGCGAGCCGTACAGCGTGGAGCGGCGCGTGCTGGCGGGCGTGCCCTGCCTGATCGAGCGCCCCGCGCCGGAGCGGGCGGTGCAGGCCATCTGCGTCGTGTACCACGGCGCGTGGGCGACGAAAGAGGGAAAGCTGGGCGTGTACGCTGCGCTCGCCCCGCAGGGAGTGGCGGTGGTCCTGCCGGACGGCGCGCTGCACGGCGAGCGGCTGGCCGACACTCCGCCGGGCCTGAACGCGCGAGAGTACGTGTGGGAGAGCGTGCGCCGCACGGTCGCGGAGGCCCCGGCGCTCCTTGACGCCGCGCAGGAGCTGTTCGGGCCGGTGCCGGTGTGGGTGGTGGGCTCCAGCATGGGCGGGTACGTGAGTCAGACCCTGGCGCGCACGGAGGCGAGGGTGGCGCGCGCAGCGGCCCTGATCACCTCCGGCGTGTGGCGAGAGCCGGAGGTGCGCCGCCCTGACCTGGACGCCTTCCTGGACGCGCACCGGCCACTGGAACACGCGGCCGACGCCTCACCGGTCCCCCTGTTCCTCGGCAGTGGCGGGGCTGATCCGGTCTTCCCGGTTGCGGAGCATCACGCGCCCACGGCCGCTGCCTACCGCGCGGCCCGCGCAGGGGCGGGCCAGCCGATGGCCTTCCGCGAGGCCATCTACCCTGGCGTCGGCCACTACACCAGCGTGAGGATGCGGGATGACACGCTGGCGTTCCTCCGGTCGGGTCTGCCCTGCTAGCCTCGGGCGGATGACTGAGCCTGACCGTGAACCGCAGCCCAACCTGACCGGAGCGTGCAGCGCCGGGCCGGAATCCGGCGGAGCTGGATGGGGGTCCGGTGCTGGTCCGGACGTCCGGGAGTCGCAGCCGCTCCCGGGTCCCCGCGTGCTGCTCGTTCCTCCTGATACCCGCCCGCCCACCCTGGACCTGCCGGTGGGGCTGGGCCGCATGACCGGCGCGCGGGTCCGCGTGCCGCCACCCGAGGCGCTGCCGGACTTCTTCACGCCGGGCGACACCGGGACGCTCGCGGCGTGGCTGCGGTCCGGGGCGGGGGACGCGGACGTGCTGGTGGTCTGCCTGGAAACGCTGTGCCTGGGCGGGATGATTCCGGCGCGGCGGGTGTCCGACCCGCTGGCGGGCGCGCTGGAACGGCTGGCACTGCTGCGCGAGCTGAAGGCGACGAACCCGGCGCTGCGCATCTCTGCGTTCGGGGTGATCGTGCGGGTCGCGCATGACAACGACCCGCACGAGGAGAAGGCGTACTACGGCGAGTGGGGCCGCGAGCTGCGGGCGTACTCGACGGCGTTCGACCGCCACGCGCGCCACGGCGAGGCGGAACGCGCAGGGCTGGACGCAGCCCGCGCGGCGGTCCCGTCGGACATCCTGGCGGACTGGGTGGGCACCCGCGAGCGCAACCGGACCCTGCATCTGGCGGCGCTGGACCTGCTCGCAGAGGGCGTGCTGAGTCACCTGTGCCTCACCCTGGACGACACCACGCCGTACGGACTGGCAGCCTTCGACCGCCGCCTGCTGGAAGCCCGCGCGGACGAACTGGGCGTGTGGGACCGCCTGGACGTGTACCCGGGCGCAGACGAGGTGCCGTGCGCGCTGCTGGCCCGCGCGCTGCGCCCGGAGGAGGTGCCGGTGTGGGTGCGGTTCAGCGGGCTGGGCGGCGCGGGCGCCGAGCTGCTGTACGAGGACCGCCCGGCGGGGGAACTCGTGCGGGCGCACCTGCGCGCGGCCGGATGCCGGCTGGCGGACAGCCCGCAGGAGGCGGCGTTCGTGCTGGCGGTGAACACGCCCGGCACGCGGCAGGCGCACCGGCAGCCGGACTTCGCGGCGGTGGACACGCCGCACCGGCACCTCCCGGCGTTCGTGGACGCCCTGCGCGCGGACCTGCGGGCCGGGCGGGTCGTGAGCGTGGCGGACATCGCGTACCCGAACGGCGCCGAGCGGCGGCTGTGGACGCTGATGCAGACGCTCCCATTGGCGGACCTGGCGGGCTTCAGCGCCTGGAACACGGCGGGGAACACGTTGGGCTCAGCGGTGGCGTTCGGGAAGCTCGCGCCCCTCGTGACCGACCGGGCGGCGCAGGCGGGCGCGCTGCTGTCCCGGATTGCGGACGACGTGCTGTACCAGGCGGAGGTGCGCACGCTGATCCGCGAGCGGCTGGGCAGTCCCAGCCCCTTTGACCTGGGTGCGCAGCGCGCAGAGGCCGAGTCGGCCCTGCAAGAGCTGATGCCGCCGCGCGTGCAGACCGTGTGGGACGCGCACTTCGTGGGGCGTGGCCTGCGACTGGAGCTGGGAACACCGCACCTGGCGTGGCCGCGCCTGTTCACCGGGGTAGTGCCGCTGACGGTCACGGACGCCGAACCGTCCAGCGGATCGTGACACCTGCACCAAACGGCTGATGCCTCCAGGACACTTCCGGGGCACACTGAAGGTATGAACGCGCCCGCGCCCACCGCCCGCACCCGGCCTGCCGCCCCCTCCCCTGCCTGGTCGGTGGCGGGCGGCCTGCTGGGCCTGGGGACACTGGTGGCGTGGGCGTGGCTGCTGTTCGGCGTGGCGGGCGGCGTGGAGGTCGTCAACCGCAGTGGCGAGGTGCTGTCGGGCCTGCGGGTGTGCGGCCCGGCCGGGTGCGTGGAGCGGGCGCGGCTGTGGCCGCACCAGTCGTGGCGGGTCCCGGTGGATGGACAGCAGGCAACAGTGCAGGTCAGTGGCGCCGAGGTGGCCCTGGACGACCTGCATGACCTGCCCACCCGGGTGGTCGTGAGCGAGGGCGGCGCGGTTCACACCACCGCCCAGTAGGTCACCTGGGGCGGCGCGCTACCCTGTCCGGGTGAAGTTCGCCGTCCTTTCCACCAGCCTTGATCCGGACAGCCGCAGCGCGTGGCTGTGCGACCTGACTGCCGCGCAGCTGCGCGGGCAGGGGCACGAGGTGACGCACGTCGACCTGCGCGCCACGCCCCTGCCGCCCTTCGACAACGACCAGGGCCCGCAGGGCTGCTACGCGCACCCGCACGCGGAGGTGTACCACCGCGCCATCCGTGAGGCGGACGGCGTGTTCCTGGGTGTGCCCGTGTACAACTGGGGGCTGGGCTCGGGCGTGAAGGCGCTGGTGGAACTGACCGGCAGCAGCGACGCGGCGCGCGGCCTGCACGGCGCGTGGTTCGACCGGCCCGTGACGTTCCTGGTGTCCGGCGGACTGGATCATGGGTACCTGAGTCATGGGGCGTTCGCGTTCGGGCTGATGGTAGATTTCCGCTGCATGGTGAACCCGCACTTTGTGTACGCGACGTCCGCGCACTGGGCCGCGCCGGGCGTGCCGGGCGACTGGCTGCGCGAGCGATTGAACCGGACGGTGGACCGCGGGGTGGACCTCTCGGCGCGCCTCCGGGGCCGGGATTACGCCAGCGTGTGGGAACTGTGACCGCCCGCGCGCCCCTGCTGCCGCCCACCGAGAAGCCCCGCATCATCCTGGAGCACCCGGATTTCTTCGTGGTGCACAAGCCCGCGCTGTGGCTGA
This genomic interval carries:
- a CDS encoding phosphotransferase family protein, whose translation is MTLRPPHPGEPPTPRFPVLEARFGPLTPVDAGMQSRVYATEDRQTVIKVYRNHQGEHCVEAENMRRAGMGDRVIDALEVDGIEALIMRRFDGHPLRAPDVPRALPQLRDRLRALHLTTDRRVNLRRVQDRLRRFRSALAAYPLDDLFDAVEIPLDRGLLDQPAAFCHLDLWHDNILISEPHGEVLIIDWTKADWDDPLRDLALLKTGTLDLLAPDESLQAALSFLPDRAPATLTRYRAYLAMTTLHDLYWFLMNEPYEFEGQRDQKVPRARHALARLPG
- a CDS encoding HD-GYP domain-containing protein, whose protein sequence is MFRRPRTPQTPTGTPDPRKTGIHQEPLDPTRVLADLVARPTQEGVLEGALSYAAHLMGGAVQGYAVIRRGQDRVAAVFGAYPKSLLGLALTGPWAQMRSRVVPDGSRELFETNGPDITAQLEEAGLRGAQISLVVPLSVRGRHLGALILDRASPEGITPATQEAVTKWAAAVAPVLSILEGREEWKQASRQLTGALVEAVESQDFDSLGHAQAVTDVSLKLGRAVGLTERELEELWFASMLHDIGKIHGEQGHAQVGANFLHGVPHLSEAQKAIRHHHERVDGQGEPERLSGDDIPLYARILAVSNAFVRLGGMDRLRPQAGKGLDARLVGMLEKLQQ
- a CDS encoding YkgJ family cysteine cluster protein → MRDEGQGGTPAVMRAVQRAYERYGQRAGEWMDRYARKGGRVYCAAGCVACCNMPIRVSLAEALVMAAELDDALAAAVEAHARAAIANARTARSDDEYVQRHRLEVGFCPILDRETGGCSRYEARPTRCRDTFSAFPAHFCEAGVWERMSGRERAEYRREVARTPGTDGELHFIAPLEHLSEPVWETASRAMVDAWGVEVWGDYWVLTTLARDERFMAAITAGDTRVAWQRASGRGLAHRMLLEFA
- a CDS encoding histidine phosphatase family protein yields the protein MTITRLPPGTLLLVRHARAAGQEPGADLTVEGHAGAAALVPALRGLGVTRIVSSPWRRAVDTAAPLAAALGLPVTPDDRLTERVLSGEPRADWPDRLRDSFADDTLTLPGGESGLAARARGRAALDAHRDPAGVTVIVTHGNLLALLLGLDFGAWAALRNPDVWVWSPDGTPTRLDVPS
- a CDS encoding serine aminopeptidase domain-containing protein; translation: MTRAVHPDDPHATPLVGGEPYSVERRVLAGVPCLIERPAPERAVQAICVVYHGAWATKEGKLGVYAALAPQGVAVVLPDGALHGERLADTPPGLNAREYVWESVRRTVAEAPALLDAAQELFGPVPVWVVGSSMGGYVSQTLARTEARVARAAALITSGVWREPEVRRPDLDAFLDAHRPLEHAADASPVPLFLGSGGADPVFPVAEHHAPTAAAYRAARAGAGQPMAFREAIYPGVGHYTSVRMRDDTLAFLRSGLPC
- a CDS encoding DUF4127 family protein, with product MTEPDREPQPNLTGACSAGPESGGAGWGSGAGPDVRESQPLPGPRVLLVPPDTRPPTLDLPVGLGRMTGARVRVPPPEALPDFFTPGDTGTLAAWLRSGAGDADVLVVCLETLCLGGMIPARRVSDPLAGALERLALLRELKATNPALRISAFGVIVRVAHDNDPHEEKAYYGEWGRELRAYSTAFDRHARHGEAERAGLDAARAAVPSDILADWVGTRERNRTLHLAALDLLAEGVLSHLCLTLDDTTPYGLAAFDRRLLEARADELGVWDRLDVYPGADEVPCALLARALRPEEVPVWVRFSGLGGAGAELLYEDRPAGELVRAHLRAAGCRLADSPQEAAFVLAVNTPGTRQAHRQPDFAAVDTPHRHLPAFVDALRADLRAGRVVSVADIAYPNGAERRLWTLMQTLPLADLAGFSAWNTAGNTLGSAVAFGKLAPLVTDRAAQAGALLSRIADDVLYQAEVRTLIRERLGSPSPFDLGAQRAEAESALQELMPPRVQTVWDAHFVGRGLRLELGTPHLAWPRLFTGVVPLTVTDAEPSSGS
- a CDS encoding NADPH-dependent FMN reductase; the encoded protein is MKFAVLSTSLDPDSRSAWLCDLTAAQLRGQGHEVTHVDLRATPLPPFDNDQGPQGCYAHPHAEVYHRAIREADGVFLGVPVYNWGLGSGVKALVELTGSSDAARGLHGAWFDRPVTFLVSGGLDHGYLSHGAFAFGLMVDFRCMVNPHFVYATSAHWAAPGVPGDWLRERLNRTVDRGVDLSARLRGRDYASVWEL